In one window of Bradyrhizobium sp. AZCC 1721 DNA:
- a CDS encoding SMP-30/gluconolactonase/LRE family protein, translated as MRTPQLSALMLAVLTFSAGAAEPQKLWEASGFKNPESAVFDRTAGAIYVSNVNGDPMKKDGNGFVSKLGPDGKVVTIEWVKGLDSPTGLALANGKLYVADVDRIAEIDLAKGEVTNRFEAPGSKFLNDLAADKSGRIYASDMVSNSIWVLDGGKLSLLMQDDALENPNGLLVEEGRLVVASWGKMAPDFSTKVPGHMKTVDLATKKVSDLGSSAPVGNLDGVEPDGKGGFLVTDWMTGGLFRIASNGTATRLLPLAKGSADLGMGPDGIVMIPMMMEGTVVAYRVDTR; from the coding sequence ATGAGGACACCTCAGCTCTCCGCACTAATGTTAGCTGTTCTTACCTTCAGCGCCGGCGCCGCGGAACCTCAGAAACTGTGGGAGGCGAGTGGCTTCAAGAACCCCGAATCGGCGGTCTTCGACCGAACTGCGGGGGCCATCTATGTGTCGAACGTCAACGGCGATCCGATGAAAAAGGATGGCAACGGCTTCGTTTCAAAGCTCGGGCCCGATGGAAAGGTCGTAACAATCGAGTGGGTCAAGGGACTCGATAGTCCGACCGGGCTCGCGCTTGCCAATGGCAAGCTCTACGTCGCAGATGTGGACCGGATTGCGGAAATCGACCTCGCCAAGGGCGAAGTCACGAACCGATTCGAGGCACCCGGATCCAAGTTTTTGAACGACCTCGCCGCTGACAAGAGTGGACGGATTTACGCTTCCGATATGGTGTCAAACAGCATTTGGGTGCTCGACGGCGGCAAGCTGTCTCTCCTGATGCAGGATGACGCGCTCGAAAATCCGAACGGCCTCCTCGTCGAGGAGGGCCGGCTTGTGGTCGCGTCGTGGGGCAAGATGGCTCCCGACTTCTCGACGAAGGTGCCCGGCCACATGAAGACGGTCGATCTCGCGACGAAGAAAGTGTCTGATCTAGGAAGCTCGGCACCAGTCGGCAATCTCGACGGCGTCGAACCCGATGGCAAGGGCGGCTTTCTTGTCACCGATTGGATGACCGGCGGGTTGTTCCGCATCGCGAGCAATGGCACAGCGACGCGCCTCCTTCCGCTTGCGAAGGGAAGCGCCGATCTCGGGATGGGGCCGGATGGCATCGTCATGATCCCGATGATGATGGAGGGCACTGTTGTGGCTTACAGGGTCGATACACGCTGA
- a CDS encoding DUF2000 family protein, whose amino-acid sequence MQFDTKIAVVIRTDLEAWQKLNVASFLAGGIAAAFPECIGEPYGDGSGTKYLSLIGQPVLIYGADRPALSRALERALARNVTPAVYTEDMFKTTHDAANREVVKGVIRAELNLVGLAMRAERKVIDKIVDGLKYHS is encoded by the coding sequence ATGCAATTCGACACCAAGATCGCGGTCGTGATCCGGACCGATCTCGAAGCCTGGCAGAAGCTCAATGTCGCGTCCTTTCTGGCCGGCGGCATCGCCGCCGCTTTCCCCGAATGTATCGGTGAGCCCTATGGCGACGGCTCAGGCACCAAATATCTGTCGCTGATCGGCCAGCCGGTCCTGATCTACGGCGCCGATCGTCCGGCGCTGTCCCGCGCGCTCGAACGGGCGCTCGCCCGCAACGTCACGCCCGCCGTCTACACCGAGGACATGTTCAAAACCACGCATGACGCCGCCAACCGCGAGGTGGTTAAGGGCGTGATCCGCGCCGAGCTCAACCTCGTCGGCCTCGCGATGCGCGCCGAGCGCAAGGTGATCGACAAGATCGTCGACGGGCTGAAGTATCACAGCTAG
- a CDS encoding DUF4189 domain-containing protein, translating into MVSTVAAQRRALFVVALTLILAVSSYITKTWAAGAVAIGKCGAYGKAYDYAAEADARTAALKQCEGTCTAVTMKRACAAFAVDMTNPCGPHGYAVKPKISSSLNAATKKCYEFGGKECVIRAWACDAKG; encoded by the coding sequence ATTGTTTCGACTGTCGCGGCACAGCGCCGCGCGCTGTTTGTCGTTGCATTGACACTGATACTGGCCGTCTCGAGCTACATCACCAAGACATGGGCGGCCGGCGCGGTTGCGATCGGCAAGTGCGGCGCTTACGGCAAGGCCTATGATTATGCCGCCGAGGCCGACGCGCGCACCGCGGCGCTGAAGCAGTGCGAGGGCACCTGCACCGCGGTCACCATGAAACGCGCCTGCGCTGCGTTCGCCGTCGACATGACCAATCCCTGCGGTCCCCACGGCTATGCGGTGAAGCCCAAAATTTCGAGCTCGCTCAACGCCGCGACAAAGAAGTGCTACGAATTCGGCGGCAAGGAATGCGTCATCCGCGCTTGGGCCTGCGACGCCAAGGGGTGA
- a CDS encoding molybdopterin-binding/glycosyltransferase family 2 protein: MKFGPASPADAIGGVTVHTLRQGPLVLKKGTTIGPAEVEALDKAGVKEIVVVRLEEGDVSEDEAAASIAQAVAGEGVNVERAFTGRANLFAAQAGVLVVDRAAVDRINGVDEAITFATLSAFKPVVEGEMIATVKLIPFGVEAKLRDAAVAAAGRDVLRIAPYVIKRVGVVSTLLPGLSPKVIDKTLRVTAERLAPAGASIIAERRVPHDEAALASSIKELLGLGAELVIVFGASAIADRRDVIPAAISEIGGAIEHFGMPVDPGNLLLIGSAGGVPVLGAPGCARSPVENGFDWVLMRLLAGLKVTRAEITGLGVGGLLMEIVTRPQPRTVADTEANRNVTAIVLAAGRSTRMGGPNKLLAEIDGKKLVRIVAEQALASKATDVIVVTGHQAELVEQALAGLNVKFVRNPDFAGGLASSVKAGIAAVPDSADGAIICLGDMPLISATLIDQLIETFAPDRGHLIAVPVSDGRRGNPVLWSRRFFKELMTLDGDVGARHLIAKHTEAVAEVPVEGQSAFLDIDTPQALEAARRS, translated from the coding sequence ATGAAGTTCGGTCCCGCCAGTCCGGCCGATGCGATTGGCGGCGTCACCGTGCATACGCTGCGGCAGGGGCCGCTGGTGCTGAAGAAAGGCACCACGATCGGGCCTGCCGAAGTCGAGGCGCTCGACAAGGCGGGTGTCAAGGAAATCGTCGTGGTGCGGCTTGAGGAGGGCGACGTCTCCGAAGACGAAGCCGCCGCCAGCATCGCGCAGGCCGTCGCGGGCGAGGGCGTCAATGTCGAGCGCGCCTTTACCGGCCGCGCCAATCTGTTCGCAGCACAGGCCGGCGTCTTGGTGGTCGACCGCGCCGCGGTCGACCGCATCAACGGCGTCGACGAAGCCATCACCTTCGCCACGCTGTCGGCCTTCAAGCCGGTGGTCGAAGGCGAGATGATCGCAACGGTAAAACTGATTCCGTTCGGCGTCGAAGCGAAGTTGCGCGACGCGGCCGTGGCCGCGGCAGGCCGCGACGTGCTGCGGATTGCGCCTTACGTCATCAAGCGGGTCGGCGTGGTCTCGACGCTACTGCCAGGGCTCTCGCCAAAAGTCATCGACAAGACCTTGCGGGTGACGGCGGAGCGACTGGCGCCGGCCGGTGCCAGCATCATTGCCGAACGGCGCGTGCCGCATGACGAGGCGGCGCTGGCTTCCTCGATCAAGGAATTGCTCGGCCTCGGCGCCGAGCTCGTCATCGTGTTCGGCGCGTCCGCCATCGCCGACCGCCGCGACGTGATTCCGGCCGCGATCAGCGAAATCGGCGGCGCGATCGAGCATTTCGGCATGCCGGTCGATCCCGGCAATCTGCTGCTGATCGGCAGCGCCGGCGGCGTGCCGGTGCTGGGCGCGCCGGGCTGCGCACGTTCGCCGGTCGAAAACGGGTTTGACTGGGTGCTGATGCGGCTTCTCGCTGGGCTGAAGGTCACGCGCGCTGAAATCACCGGCCTCGGCGTCGGCGGCCTGTTGATGGAAATCGTGACAAGGCCGCAGCCGCGCACCGTTGCCGATACCGAAGCCAACCGCAACGTCACGGCCATCGTGCTTGCCGCCGGCCGTTCGACCCGCATGGGCGGCCCCAACAAGCTCTTGGCCGAGATCGACGGCAAGAAGCTGGTGCGCATCGTCGCCGAGCAGGCGCTGGCCTCGAAGGCAACGGATGTGATCGTCGTTACCGGCCACCAGGCCGAATTGGTCGAGCAGGCCTTGGCAGGCCTCAATGTAAAGTTCGTCCGCAACCCGGATTTCGCCGGCGGGCTGGCCTCATCGGTGAAGGCCGGCATCGCCGCGGTGCCCGACAGCGCCGACGGCGCCATTATCTGCCTCGGCGACATGCCGCTGATCTCGGCAACACTGATCGACCAGTTGATCGAGACGTTTGCGCCGGACCGCGGGCACCTGATCGCCGTCCCCGTCAGCGACGGCCGCCGCGGCAATCCCGTGCTGTGGTCGCGCCGCTTCTTCAAGGAATTGATGACGCTGGACGGCGACGTCGGCGCCCGTCACCTGATCGCCAAGCACACTGAGGCCGTGGCCGAAGTGCCGGTCGAGGGTCAAAGCGCGTTTCTCGACATCGACACGCCGCAGGCGCTGGAGGCGGCGCGGCGGTCGTAA
- a CDS encoding XdhC family protein: MKLETLTQVNAERAARRPVIVVTDVANGDQRLVKAKDIATDPLSAELSKQLRMGKSGMVESGGKKLFLNVYAPTARLVIVGAVHISQALAPLARSLDYDVTVVDPRTAFASPERFPDVPLIAEWPDVALPPLNIDHYTAFVALTHDPKIDDPALLHAFERDCFYIGALGSRKTHAKRAERLKAQGASDADIARIHAPIGLSIGAVSPSEIAVAIMAEVTAELRLPKETAKVQAA; this comes from the coding sequence GTGAAGCTGGAAACCCTCACTCAGGTCAATGCCGAGCGTGCCGCGCGCCGCCCGGTCATCGTGGTCACCGATGTCGCCAATGGCGATCAGCGGCTCGTGAAGGCCAAGGACATCGCGACCGATCCGCTGAGCGCCGAGCTTTCAAAACAGCTCCGCATGGGCAAGAGCGGTATGGTCGAGAGCGGCGGCAAGAAGCTGTTCCTCAACGTTTATGCGCCGACCGCCCGACTTGTCATTGTCGGCGCAGTCCATATCAGCCAGGCGCTGGCGCCGCTCGCCCGCTCGCTTGACTACGACGTGACGGTGGTGGATCCGCGCACCGCGTTTGCAAGCCCCGAGCGCTTTCCCGATGTGCCGCTGATCGCGGAATGGCCCGATGTGGCGCTGCCGCCGCTCAACATCGATCACTACACCGCGTTCGTCGCGCTGACCCATGATCCGAAGATCGACGACCCGGCGCTGCTGCACGCGTTCGAGCGCGACTGCTTCTATATCGGCGCGCTCGGCTCGCGAAAGACCCACGCCAAGCGCGCCGAGCGGCTGAAGGCGCAGGGCGCATCCGACGCCGACATTGCGCGCATCCATGCGCCGATCGGCCTTTCGATCGGCGCGGTGTCGCCCTCGGAGATCGCGGTCGCGATCATGGCCGAGGTCACCGCCGAGCTGCGGCTGCCGAAAGAAACCGCGAAGGTGCAGGCGGCATGA
- a CDS encoding XdhC family protein — MLNRDEDILQAAENWQKAGHGVALATVVETWGSAPRPAGSSLVINDDGTFLGSVSGGCVEGAVVTEALDVIASGKPKMLEFGVADETAWNVGLSCGGTIRVFVEKVGQS; from the coding sequence ATGCTCAATCGCGACGAAGACATTCTGCAGGCCGCCGAAAACTGGCAGAAGGCGGGACACGGTGTTGCACTGGCGACCGTGGTCGAGACCTGGGGCTCGGCCCCGAGGCCGGCCGGCTCCAGCCTCGTCATCAACGACGATGGCACGTTCTTGGGCTCGGTCTCCGGCGGCTGCGTCGAAGGCGCCGTCGTCACTGAGGCACTCGACGTGATCGCCAGCGGCAAGCCCAAAATGCTCGAATTCGGCGTTGCCGACGAGACCGCCTGGAATGTCGGGTTGTCCTGCGGCGGCACCATCCGTGTGTTCGTTGAAAAGGTGGGGCAGTCGTGA
- a CDS encoding vWA domain-containing protein, whose translation MTAEVSCTMTTIDHLNPPTGHMADNVVGFGRALRAAGIPVGPGAVIDALDALQAIEIGNRADVYATLEAIFVKRHEHMLIFAQAFDLFFRAAEDWKHMLDSVPLPDHAKKKPPPASRRVQEALAQPSARDDVPQIQEQELRLSVSDKEILQKKDFAQMSAAEIAEVTRAIANMKLPQAELRTRRYQPDAKGLRLDMRRTLRSSLRTGGEIIDIRKLGRIEKPAPIVALLDISGSMSEYTRLFLHFLHAITDARKRVSVFLFGTRLTNVTRALRARDPDEALASCSSSVEDWAGGTRIATSLHSFNKLWGRRVLGQGAIVLLISDGLEREADAKLAFEMDRLHRSCRRLIWLNPLLRYSGFEAKAQGIKMMLPHVDEFRPVHNLTSMEGLIEALSAPPPPHHMSRIRSAA comes from the coding sequence ATGACGGCAGAGGTTAGTTGCACCATGACCACCATCGACCACCTCAATCCCCCGACCGGCCACATGGCCGACAATGTCGTCGGCTTCGGCCGCGCGCTACGCGCTGCCGGGATTCCCGTGGGTCCCGGCGCCGTGATCGACGCCCTCGACGCGCTGCAGGCGATCGAGATCGGCAACCGTGCCGATGTCTACGCCACGCTGGAAGCGATCTTCGTCAAGCGCCACGAGCATATGCTGATCTTCGCGCAGGCCTTCGACCTGTTCTTCCGCGCCGCCGAGGACTGGAAGCACATGCTGGATTCGGTGCCGTTGCCCGATCACGCCAAAAAGAAGCCGCCGCCGGCCTCGCGCCGCGTGCAGGAGGCGTTGGCGCAGCCCTCGGCGCGCGATGACGTACCGCAAATCCAGGAGCAGGAACTGCGGCTGTCGGTCTCCGACAAGGAGATCCTGCAGAAGAAGGACTTTGCCCAGATGAGCGCGGCCGAGATCGCGGAAGTGACCCGCGCCATCGCCAACATGAAGCTGCCGCAGGCCGAGCTGCGCACCCGCCGCTATCAGCCCGATGCAAAAGGCCTGCGCCTCGACATGCGCCGAACCTTGCGCAGCAGTCTCCGCACCGGCGGCGAGATCATCGATATCCGAAAGCTCGGCCGGATCGAAAAGCCGGCGCCGATCGTGGCGCTGCTCGATATATCCGGCTCCATGAGCGAATATACCCGCCTGTTTCTGCATTTCCTCCATGCCATCACCGACGCGCGCAAGCGTGTCTCGGTGTTCCTGTTCGGCACGCGACTCACCAACGTGACGCGGGCGCTGCGGGCGCGCGATCCCGACGAAGCCTTGGCGAGCTGTTCGTCTTCGGTGGAAGACTGGGCCGGCGGCACCCGCATCGCTACCTCGCTGCACTCCTTCAACAAATTGTGGGGTCGCCGCGTGCTCGGGCAGGGCGCCATCGTGCTCTTGATCTCCGACGGGCTGGAGCGCGAGGCGGATGCCAAGCTCGCCTTCGAGATGGACCGGCTGCACCGGTCCTGCCGCCGCCTGATCTGGCTCAACCCGTTGCTGCGCTACAGCGGATTCGAGGCCAAGGCGCAGGGCATCAAAATGATGCTGCCGCACGTTGACGAATTCCGCCCGGTGCATAACTTGACCTCGATGGAAGGGCTGATCGAGGCGCTTTCGGCGCCGCCCCCGCCGCACCACATGAGCCGCATCCGCTCAGCAGCTTGA
- a CDS encoding AAA family ATPase produces the protein MSASTLPKSVDGMLELLTSRGYLAERSLATVAYLSLRMGRPLFLEGEAGVGKTEIAKVLSAALGRKLIRLQCYEGLDVASAVYEWSSAAQMIAIRLAEAAGDTDREQLSSDIFAERFLIKRPLLQALEPDVAGAPVLLIDELDRADEAFEAYLLEILSDFQVTIPEFGTIRAPHPPIVIITSNRTREIHDALKRRCLYHWVDYPEAERELAIVKSRVPGISAKLSQQVVHFVQALREQDFYKSPGVAETIDWATALTELDARSLTPQLVGDTLGALLKYQDDIARMQGDTLQKVLKDATSD, from the coding sequence ATGAGTGCATCGACGCTACCCAAATCCGTCGATGGGATGCTGGAGCTATTGACTTCGCGCGGCTATCTCGCGGAGCGGTCGCTGGCGACGGTCGCCTATCTGTCGCTGCGCATGGGTCGGCCCCTGTTTCTCGAAGGCGAAGCCGGCGTCGGCAAGACCGAAATCGCAAAGGTCCTGTCGGCGGCGCTCGGGCGCAAGCTGATCCGCCTGCAGTGCTATGAGGGGCTCGACGTCGCCTCCGCGGTCTACGAGTGGAGCAGCGCGGCGCAGATGATCGCAATCCGCCTGGCGGAGGCTGCCGGCGATACCGATCGCGAGCAATTGTCGTCGGATATTTTCGCTGAACGTTTCCTGATCAAGCGTCCGCTGCTGCAGGCGCTGGAGCCGGACGTTGCCGGCGCGCCCGTGCTGCTGATCGACGAACTCGACCGCGCCGACGAGGCGTTCGAGGCGTATCTGCTGGAAATCCTCAGCGACTTTCAGGTCACGATCCCCGAGTTTGGCACCATCAGGGCGCCGCATCCGCCGATCGTCATCATCACCTCGAACCGCACCCGCGAGATCCACGACGCGCTGAAACGCCGCTGCCTCTATCACTGGGTGGATTACCCCGAGGCCGAGCGCGAGCTTGCGATCGTCAAGTCGCGCGTGCCGGGCATTTCCGCAAAGCTGTCGCAGCAGGTCGTTCACTTCGTGCAGGCGCTGCGCGAGCAGGATTTTTACAAGTCGCCGGGCGTTGCCGAGACCATCGACTGGGCCACCGCGCTGACCGAGCTCGACGCCCGCTCGCTGACGCCGCAACTGGTCGGCGACACGCTCGGCGCGCTGCTGAAATACCAGGACGACATCGCGCGCATGCAGGGCGATACGCTGCAAAAGGTTTTGAAGGACGCGACGAGCGATTAG
- a CDS encoding FAD binding domain-containing protein, whose protein sequence is MYEFKYHRPATVRQAANLLVKNEDAKVIAGGHTLVPVMKQRLASPPHLVDLSHIEGLDAIEMKGRSLVIGATAKHADVATSPIVGEAIPALAELAGGIGDPAVRHKGTLGGSLANNDPTADYPAAVLALGATIVTNKRRLKAEEFFQGLFTTALESDEIITKVMFPLPKKAAYVKFRNQASRYALVGVFVARRPSDVRVAVTGAGSEGVFRATQFEEALKKRFSHKVLDGISASPEGLNSDLHGSAEYRAHLIGVLTRRAVEAATAK, encoded by the coding sequence ATGTACGAATTCAAATATCATCGGCCGGCGACCGTGCGGCAGGCGGCCAATCTCCTGGTGAAGAACGAAGACGCCAAGGTGATCGCCGGCGGCCACACGCTGGTGCCGGTCATGAAGCAGCGGCTTGCCAGCCCGCCGCATCTGGTCGATCTCTCGCACATCGAAGGGCTCGATGCGATCGAGATGAAGGGCCGTTCGCTGGTGATCGGCGCGACCGCCAAGCATGCCGATGTCGCGACGTCGCCGATCGTCGGCGAAGCCATTCCGGCGCTCGCCGAACTCGCCGGCGGAATCGGCGACCCCGCAGTGCGTCACAAGGGCACGCTCGGCGGCTCGCTCGCCAATAACGACCCGACGGCGGATTATCCCGCGGCGGTGCTCGCGCTCGGCGCCACCATCGTCACCAACAAGCGCCGGCTGAAGGCGGAGGAATTCTTTCAGGGCCTGTTCACGACGGCGCTGGAAAGCGACGAGATCATCACCAAGGTAATGTTCCCGCTGCCGAAGAAGGCGGCTTACGTCAAATTCCGCAACCAGGCCTCGCGTTATGCGCTGGTCGGCGTGTTCGTCGCCAGGCGCCCGTCCGACGTGCGCGTCGCCGTCACCGGCGCCGGCTCGGAAGGCGTATTCCGCGCCACCCAGTTCGAGGAAGCGCTGAAGAAGCGTTTCTCGCACAAGGTACTCGACGGTATTTCGGCATCGCCCGAAGGGCTGAACAGCGATCTACACGGCAGCGCTGAATATCGCGCGCATCTGATCGGCGTGCTGACGCGCCGCGCCGTCGAAGCCGCGACGGCGAAGTAG
- a CDS encoding (2Fe-2S)-binding protein has product MAKISLIVNGNPVNANVDPRTLLVQFLRENLRLTGTHVGCDTSQCGACVVHLDGKAVKSCTTLAVMADGHEVKTIEGLAPDGAPLHPMQEAFREHHGLQCGFCTPGMIMTAVDLVNRKGHDLSDHVIREELEGNLCRCTGYQNIVTSIAAGAKAMAKSA; this is encoded by the coding sequence ATGGCCAAGATTTCCCTAATCGTGAACGGTAATCCCGTAAACGCCAACGTCGATCCCCGTACCCTTCTGGTCCAGTTTCTGCGGGAAAATCTCCGGCTGACGGGCACCCATGTCGGCTGCGATACTTCGCAGTGCGGCGCCTGCGTCGTGCATCTCGACGGCAAGGCGGTCAAGTCCTGCACCACGCTCGCGGTGATGGCTGACGGCCATGAGGTCAAGACCATCGAGGGCCTGGCGCCCGACGGCGCGCCGCTGCACCCGATGCAGGAAGCTTTTCGCGAGCATCACGGATTGCAGTGCGGCTTTTGCACGCCTGGCATGATCATGACCGCGGTCGATCTGGTCAACCGCAAGGGCCACGACCTTTCGGACCATGTCATCCGCGAGGAGCTCGAAGGCAATCTGTGCCGCTGCACCGGCTATCAGAATATCGTGACCTCGATCGCCGCCGGCGCCAAGGCCATGGCCAAATCCGCTTAA
- a CDS encoding CoxG family protein — protein MAMTMNGEVQLAASREAVWAKLNDPEVLKACIPGCEELEKTDETSFRAIAKMKVGPVSARFKGKVMLSDLDPPNGYKISGEGEGGVAGFAKGGATVALTEKDGGTLLSYNVEAQIGGKLAQLGQRLINGAAKKLADEFFANFGKAVQG, from the coding sequence ATGGCCATGACGATGAACGGCGAAGTCCAGCTTGCGGCGTCGCGCGAGGCCGTGTGGGCCAAACTGAACGACCCGGAAGTGCTGAAGGCCTGCATTCCCGGTTGCGAGGAGCTGGAAAAGACTGATGAAACCAGCTTCCGCGCCATCGCCAAAATGAAGGTCGGGCCGGTCTCCGCCCGCTTCAAGGGCAAGGTTATGCTGAGCGACCTCGACCCGCCCAACGGCTACAAGATCTCCGGCGAAGGCGAGGGCGGCGTTGCCGGCTTCGCCAAGGGCGGCGCCACGGTGGCGCTGACCGAAAAGGACGGCGGCACACTCTTGAGCTACAACGTCGAAGCGCAGATCGGCGGCAAGCTGGCCCAGCTCGGACAGCGCCTGATCAACGGCGCGGCCAAGAAGCTGGCCGACGAATTCTTCGCCAATTTCGGCAAGGCCGTACAAGGCTGA
- a CDS encoding 3-carboxy-cis,cis-muconate cycloisomerase, which translates to MSTSLSPLLAPMLSSAAMRAVCDDTASLQNMLDFEAALARAEAAAGVIPASAADPITSTCRAESFDIAALADAATKAGNLAIPLVKALTANVAKSDAAAARYVHWGATSQDVIDTAAMLGLRAGIDALLADIDGAIAGFAGLARRHRHTPVVARTWLQHALPMPFGLKLAEYAAALHRSKLRLQRVRSEGLALQFGGAAGTLAALGDNGLAVAEKLAKELKLPLPDAPWHTHRDRIAEAASVLAIVAGTCGKIARDVSLMMQTDVGEAFEPSGEGRGGSSTMPHKRNPVAAASALAAATVAPNLAATILAAQVQDHERSAGPWHAEWPTLPTLLLVTSGALAAIVDIAEGLEVDAARMRANLDATDGLIMAEAVAMALAEKIGKSDAHHLIETASKKAVKEKKHLRDVLTADSKITAQLGADSIAKLFEPMAYQGASQALIDRLLASLDDK; encoded by the coding sequence ATGAGCACGTCCCTCTCCCCCTTGCTTGCCCCGATGCTGTCGAGCGCGGCGATGCGCGCCGTCTGCGACGACACGGCAAGCCTGCAGAACATGCTGGATTTCGAGGCGGCGCTGGCGCGCGCCGAGGCTGCAGCCGGGGTGATTCCGGCAAGCGCGGCCGACCCGATTACCAGCACGTGCCGTGCCGAATCATTTGACATCGCCGCATTGGCCGACGCGGCGACCAAGGCTGGCAACCTCGCCATCCCCCTCGTCAAGGCGCTGACCGCAAATGTCGCCAAATCGGACGCGGCGGCCGCGCGCTATGTGCACTGGGGCGCGACCAGCCAGGACGTCATCGACACCGCCGCCATGCTCGGTCTTCGTGCCGGCATCGATGCGCTGCTCGCCGACATCGATGGCGCGATCGCAGGCTTTGCCGGACTGGCGCGACGGCACCGCCACACGCCGGTCGTCGCCCGCACCTGGCTGCAGCATGCGCTGCCGATGCCGTTCGGACTGAAGCTCGCCGAATATGCCGCTGCATTGCACCGCTCGAAGCTGCGCCTGCAGCGCGTGCGTAGCGAGGGGCTGGCCCTGCAATTCGGCGGCGCCGCCGGCACACTCGCAGCCCTTGGAGACAACGGATTAGCAGTCGCGGAAAAGCTGGCCAAGGAACTGAAGCTGCCGCTGCCGGACGCGCCCTGGCACACCCACCGCGACCGCATCGCCGAAGCGGCTTCTGTATTGGCCATCGTCGCCGGCACTTGCGGCAAGATCGCGCGCGACGTGTCGCTGATGATGCAGACCGATGTCGGCGAAGCGTTCGAGCCCTCGGGCGAAGGCCGCGGCGGCTCTTCCACCATGCCGCACAAGCGCAATCCGGTGGCGGCAGCCAGCGCGCTCGCGGCCGCCACCGTGGCGCCCAATCTCGCGGCGACCATCCTTGCAGCGCAGGTGCAGGATCACGAGCGCAGCGCCGGCCCCTGGCACGCGGAATGGCCGACGCTGCCGACGCTATTGCTCGTCACATCAGGTGCGCTTGCAGCCATCGTGGACATCGCGGAAGGGCTCGAAGTCGATGCCGCGCGCATGCGCGCCAATCTCGACGCGACCGACGGGCTGATCATGGCCGAAGCGGTGGCGATGGCATTGGCCGAAAAGATCGGCAAGAGCGACGCGCATCACTTGATCGAGACGGCGAGCAAGAAGGCGGTCAAGGAGAAGAAACATCTGCGCGACGTGCTGACGGCGGATTCCAAGATCACCGCACAGCTCGGCGCCGACAGTATTGCAAAACTGTTCGAGCCGATGGCCTATCAGGGCGCTTCGCAAGCCCTGATCGACCGCCTGCTCGCTTCGCTGGACGACAAATAA
- the pcaD gene encoding 3-oxoadipate enol-lactonase, giving the protein MPMINADGCLLNVSVEGRDGGPTLMLSNSLGSTMQMWEPQMKALTQVFRVIRYDRRGHGKSSVPPGPYSLERFGRDVLAILDDLNIARTHWCGLSMGGMVGQWLGANAPDRFGKIILSNTTCYYPDPARWHERIKAVKEGGIAAVADTVIAGWLTADFREREPQIAANMKAMMLTTPVEGYIACCEALSTLDQRELLPKIKSPTLVIAGRHDMSTTVADAEFMRSRIPGASMTILDAAHISNVEQPHAFTDAVIGFLTQR; this is encoded by the coding sequence ATGCCGATGATCAACGCCGACGGTTGCCTGCTCAACGTATCCGTCGAAGGCCGCGACGGCGGACCGACGCTGATGCTGTCGAACTCGCTGGGCTCGACCATGCAGATGTGGGAGCCGCAGATGAAGGCACTCACCCAGGTGTTCCGCGTCATCCGCTACGACCGGCGCGGCCATGGCAAGTCGAGCGTGCCGCCCGGGCCCTACTCGCTGGAACGTTTCGGCCGCGACGTGCTGGCGATCCTCGACGATCTCAACATCGCGCGAACGCATTGGTGCGGCTTGTCGATGGGCGGCATGGTCGGGCAATGGCTGGGCGCCAACGCGCCCGACAGGTTCGGCAAGATCATCCTGTCCAATACCACCTGCTATTACCCGGACCCGGCGCGCTGGCACGAACGCATCAAGGCGGTGAAGGAAGGCGGCATCGCCGCGGTGGCCGATACCGTTATTGCCGGCTGGCTGACCGCGGACTTTCGTGAGCGCGAGCCGCAGATCGCCGCCAACATGAAGGCGATGATGCTGACCACGCCGGTCGAGGGCTACATCGCCTGCTGCGAGGCGCTGTCGACGCTAGACCAGCGCGAACTGCTGCCCAAGATCAAGAGCCCGACGCTGGTGATCGCCGGCCGCCACGACATGTCGACGACGGTCGCCGACGCCGAATTCATGCGCAGCCGGATTCCCGGCGCGAGCATGACCATCCTCGATGCCGCGCACATTTCGAATGTCGAGCAACCGCACGCCTTCACCGATGCGGTGATCGGTTTTCTGACGCAACGGTAG